ATGGAGTATCGTCAAagctaatttcttttttgttgtgcATTCCTAACATGATTGGAGTGCCATGCAGTGGGTGTGGTAGCATGCTTAAGGAGTCAGGGCAAAGTCATTTCAAGTCACTGGAACCAACCTAATAAGGAGTATTAATCATGGGCATACTTTCATCACAAGGAGCTGATGTATGAGGAAGGAATGTGATAAACAATTTGATTTCAGATAAAGGTGGGAGAGAGGTAGACTTTTTTGTGCCAGTTGTAACACAAGTTGATAGAGCTATTTTAGTCACAGGTTCTGTAAAACCTGTGATTCAGGCTTGATCAACCTATTCATGGCACGTTCAGTTTCAGCTTCTGTGAAGCTGAAAGACAGGTTGTATTTCCTAATCTCTGGACAGCTGGGGAAGTTTTTCAGGAGgccttttttttactttgttttggaGTAGAAATTTGATCACTAAGTCCGCAATGAAGTATTGGAAGATTCTGCTGCAATGCTTCTGTCCCACCTCGAGACTTCCCACTTTTTCAGTAGAATGGTATTCTGTGTAGCCCTTCTGAGAGTTGAAAGACTGCAAAGCATCTGCCAGTGTATGTTAATTGTTATTGATTACCCACCCAAACTTTTATTGCATAGATATGTGTAGGCTTATGCTAGTTTTATGCTTAACACAAACTATTCTTTATTTATCCTGTCAGTGCTAACTCAGAAAAGTGATTGGTAGATTCAGTAGATTGTCATCTGGTCTTGTAGTGGAGTTGATGAGatgttgtttgattttttgccttttgttttgttttgttttgttttgttttcaatgggaagagaaaagggagaaaagagaagccttagtttaaaaaaaaaaaaaaaaaagtcatgccAAAAGtcattctgctttctttaaagcaaaataaaatctgaaaaattatgaCAAGTCAGAGGAATAATTGCtccaaaatttatttaaaatttcacttgATACAGAttagaaatttatatttttcttattcttagAAAAGTTCTGCCTAATAAACGTTTTGGAATAGAGTTTGCTTTTAATCCTGTCAGGAAAGCACGATATTGCTCTGTGGGTATTACAGTGCCCTCTGGTAGTGGCTGTAACCTGGAGTGAGTAATGCTTCAAGTACCATCTGCTGAATAATGAGTACTTGTGCCTTTTACTACAAATTTCATACAGAATGGTGATTGAAAgatcttaaaattatttatgacTACACACAGTATGCtttcaaagcaaatttttaGACTTTGTTGGTTGTTAGAAGTAATTTCCAGTCAAATAAGGATAACATTTGAGTTAAAGTGAACAAGCTGCTATAGATTCTAGCAGTTTTTATCTTTTATAAACATCCAGCTCTTGTTACACAGAACCTTGCTTCACAGCTGGATTGGACCGGGTCATGGTTATGTTCTCTTGTTCTCCAGGGTGGGATGTTTAAACACTGCATCACTCCCCACTGTGTGTTTTGACATCACTTCATAGTGAGTTCCTGTATTGCTCTTGTAACCAACTCCTGCCCCATCATCTCGCAGGTACTCTTTCAGAAATCTTGTCTTTCACACCCCTTCcctgagtgtgtgtgtgtgcttttctgTGTCTGCCTCCTCTCAGAACTGCCACAAATAGGTttgtgtcctgctgctgggtcGAGCTGCTTCGGGAGAAGTGTGGGAAGAACGGGAAGTACTCGCAGGACCTGTTGTGGTTCTGTTACTTGTCTGActctgagaaaattaattttgctgatGGTATCTGCATTCAGTTGTGAAAAAAGTATATctctttataaatatataaattttatttattatggtTGATTTACTGTTGGGGAACACATGAGTCACCCCTGATTCCTCACtcatgctcaaaaaaaaaaccaaaaaaacaatgaaaaacacAGGACGCGCTTGCGATGCTTAGGACGCGGTGCAGGTTGTCCTGCACTGGCTCCGTGCAGATGGTGCCTTGAACGGCTGAGAACGGGATCCGGTTCGGATTGTCCGCTCCCAGCACTGCCGGGTCGCGCTGCTGTCCCGCCAGGACCCTCCCGCAGAGCTGGCGGGCGGACGGTAGGGGGCGCTGCGCCCCGCCACGCCGCCACCGGTCCGAGCAGCGATGCGGTGCGGTCCGGTTCCGTTCGGTCCGGTTCCGTTCGGTCCGGTTCCGTTCGGTTCGGTTCGTGCCGCCGGGGGGTAACCGTCCTGTTGAGTGGCGGTGTCTGCCGTGTCTGTTCCGAATGTCCCTGGTACAGCCCCTGCTCTCGGAACCTCACGTGTGTTTGTAATTCATCTACAAAATTAATTACTGATTGTAATTAATCTATAAGAGTAATCTTGCCGTGGTTTAATGTTCTGTTGATTATTGCTTATAACATGAAGTTAGCGACGTCTTAGGAAAAGGTGGAACAATCATTAGGAACGTGATCTAGGGAAATATAAAGTGATGATTGTATTCAGGTAATTCTAATCAATGCAGGgtttttctcttcagtatttCTATGCATGTGTACACAAACAAGTCCAATTATAGACCTTGAACACGCAAACATTTTTACACTATCATAATAGAATTGTTACTGTTTATTAACTAAATAGTACTGATGCAGTGGTAATAACTTAGAAAAGTACAAGCCGAAGAGGGTTGAAAAGCAATTCAAGTTTTCCATGTATGTCACATTTAGAAATACTGAATCCATGTCAGTTCAGCCAGTTGTGTTCTGCTTTAAGATACTCTTTGCTTCCATTGGCTCATCTCTTAGTTTCCCTCCTGACTTATAATACCATGAACCATAAGCTCCAATGCAGATAGATgcacaaagaagcaaaaataaaatgtgcttaGAATTCTGGATGCATGTAATTACAGTTTAATCTTACTATAACACACTCTCAGAAACTCCTGACTAAATGTTCAGGGCTGCTTTTGTCTGCATGGTCTGAAGTTTATTGTGTTCTAGTAATGAAAGTGCCTAGGTAATATACTGATAGACTGGTCTATCAATAACCTACTTCTGTGCAGATTACttaatatttattaacatttatATAGTattctaaaatttaaaaaatacaaaataaaggaTGGCTGGAGATGGAAACAAATGTTTGCATACAGATTGTTTGCATGAAGAACAGCAAGAAAGTCTATGTTTTTCTCCACGTCAGCCTGGTACAAAgtattatattaataataacTACTGAGTTATTAGTTATTGCTATTATAAACAGAGCTATGGTTCCTACAAGTCAGTTTAGTCTGGATCTTCCTGAGAAGACTGGTCTGCTCACAGTTTCCTGTCTGTAGTTCAGTtggtttagaaaacaaaaaaaattacttaattcAGTATTTAAGCAATTAAATTATAGTTAATCTTATTATGCCAGGACAGTGGTGAGGCTGAAATACTAAATGTATGATGTTATTGCTGCCATCCCAAGTATTTAATGATCTTTGTGTAACACTGTCACACTACTTGATAGACGTTGGGTGACTGAATGTGTGAAATGCTTTGAGATCCTTGAAGGAAAAATACTACCATTTTTTTAGTGTCCCTTTAGGTCTAAGAGACATCAGAGTATGTTCTATTTTTTCATTGTCAATATTATAATGGTGCCAGCAATGGAGTATTTACTGCTTTTCATATGCGTGAGAATACTGaacatatgtatttttaaaggaaattccAGAAGAATATGAAACTAGCCTGTAACAATAATTTGTAGGGTTTTGTCCATTGTTTTCAAGAATATGTAAATTGTTACATTATAGAACTTGCTTTGAACCCTGCTACATAATTAGCTCCACTAAACATCAGTATTCAATTTGGAAAATCTGTAGCCAAGTGTTTTATTAGAATTTCATGGAAAAGGAGAATGTGAACAAAACCATAGAGCAAATAATCTGaaatgcagttaaaaataatgaaaaccaagCACCAGCCACATAAACACACCAGATGAAGACACAGCAAATGAAgatcataaaaaataaactggaatAAAACCATGTAAGGCCAACCCTCAGCTGAAGTAAATAGGGACATCTGCACCGGGAGTGATGGAACCTCGGTCGTTTGCATTAGCTGAGGGTCTGGTCTGCAAAATTTATTATGACTCTCATGTTTAGGAGGAAATGACAGTAACAGCAAAGGTTTTTTGGTCACTTGGTTGCGTAGGGTTCCTGCAGAGATTTGGTGTTCTGACAAATGTCCTCCTGCAAATCCATTTAAGTTGATTTCAGCCCCtgtgtgctctgctctgctgtggggaGAAGACATGAGTCAGTACTTAAACTGCAGCAGTTCACAGTCCATGTTTTAGGGTAGTGCTGTAGCTTCTGAGACAGTTCCCATTGCTGGGTCTGAGGCTGGAGCACACATGGAGCTTTGCTGACTGTCCTGTAAGATCAGAAAACCTCAACAGAGTGTCAGGACATGTAGCTGGCTGCATCTTGAACTGCTCCAGTTATAATTACCAAGGAGGGTATTCTTCAAGCAGTCAGTGTGTTTGGTCTGAAAACCCCCAAAACGCTAGGAAAATCAAGAGAACAGATTGAGAAGAGAACTGTAGAGTTACAGTTATTGGAATATGTCTTGTACTTACCTGTGCAGCCCCATGTATGTGCATCTCCTTGCTTTGTCTTGCTAGGTACACAAGCTCTGATACCAGTCTTTTTCATGGTGTATCACCATTTTCCAGTGCTCCAAGCCCAAATCAGTTTTAAGATCTGGTATGAAACCCACTTGCATCTCAGCATTGTTCTTTCTAATATATATAACACCTGAAGTGCTTGAGTTGTTTCCTCAGCCAACTCTATCAGCCCATCTGGTTTTGTCTCTTGCTGCTCTTACTTTCATGTGTGTCAGTTCCCTCATGCAAATTCTTAAAAACATATTCAGCTGTGCAAGAGATCTTCCCTTGCCTCTTTCAAGATTTGCCTTTAGGCATGCACACAATAAAATACAAATCCTGATCAGCTTCATGAAgtactgcagaagaaaataatatttctacCCTAAGAGGTCCTTGTAATGGATCTCCAGTCATCTGCTGCTTTGAGAACTGTTTGATCCTCCAAGTACACGATGGAAGAGTTTGGTATGTGTCCTGGATGTTGCTGAATATGGTCAAAAGGGCAGCAAACACCATTAGTAATAAAGTTATCATAAGATCTGAATTCTGTACAGTCATCTCATTTACACCAGGGGGAGTGTCCAGCCTGTGCTGTCAGTCAATTAGCAGGCTAACCTGATGGGAAAATGGTGTTAAAAAATGTAGAGGAAGATGAATGAGACATACCCTAATCCAAGGTACTTTGCCCAAGGCAGGAACACATTTGTATTGGTGTTTACCAAAGGCAAGGCATtgttcaaaagaaaagaggtgTGATTGTGTGGGTTCATGTGGTGGAAGGATTTCAGCCTGCTTTCTACATCACAGTTTCACATCTCTTTTTGCCAGGATTATCTGGAAGGTGTCTAGAAAGATAGCAGAAGGGAGCTCATTCTTGAGGAACAGTACCTGCCTGAAGAAGCAGCAAGGAGGTCAGTAGTGGGTcaagcagcagaggaaattTGAAGTGGGCTTTGGTTAACAAAGGATCCAAGACATGGCAAATTACACATCTTCAGTAACAGAAAACCTATGGAAAGGTAGGATTGAGAAGGGGAGGAGccaataggaaaaaaaaaaaagtattatgaTCAAGGAAAGACTGAGGGTTGTTTGAGGAGGGAGTCTTAAAAGGGATAGagtctggggaggggaggggtgggcagTGGATGGGgaagatgggaagggaaggaatctggacacagaagaaaatgcctGAGAAGTGAAGGGGTCAGAACTGAGGGAGCAGGGACTGATGTCCCCTCGCGTGTAGCCGGTTTGTCATCGCCCTACGGCGCGCTGGggcctggagcagagcagctggagtaAGGAAGAGGGCGCTTTGGGATGCTCCCTGATTAATAGCAGAGGGTCCGGGCCGTGACCGCAGGCTCGGTATGTGCTGGAGCCGCGCTGCACTttcccagcccccctgccagGATGAGGAGGGTcggagggagggaaagagggagggagggaggcagcgAGCGGGACGGGGCGATCGGCATCCAGCAGCCGACAAGCGCTTCGGAGCCGCGGTTCCTGGAAGCGGAGCCCAGCTGGGGGACAGGCAGCAGAGATAAGCGGCGGCTATCGGGGCCCTCCCGGTGGGCCCGGCCTCCCCGCGCAGCCGGCAGCCGCCGCGGGAGCGCAGAGGAGCGGAGCCGCTCTCCGCGTCCCGCCGAGAGGACAAGTAGGAACCACCTGGGCGCGGAGAACCGCGGAGCCGGCCGGGGACACGGGGGAGGACCGCGGGGTGCTGGCTCCGGGGGGCAGAAACAGTGTCCCACCCCGCGACCCTCACCCTGCCCGGCGGCGGAGAGACGGGGCCGGGGCGCGTCGGTAACGCCGCTTCGGGCACCCGGCAGAGACCGGGGAGGCACCGGCACCGCATCGGTAGGTGGGAACTGCAGGACACCGAGAGCGGGGCATGTCAGTCACCCACGGGGCGTGCATGTCTGTCGCCTACAGGGGTGGGAGGCTTCCTAAAGTCTGCGAGCATCTGTAAATAGGGAAGCTTCGAAGGATGCTGATATTCCTACAGGGGCTGGCACCGGCACAAAGTGGTGCGGTCCCACTGGCACCAGGAAACACCCAGGAACAGGGGCACCTGGGAGCTGAACTCCTGGCTGGAGCAGGTGGAAAAGTGAGAGGAGCAGGGCAATGTTTATGCCATCCCGTAGGGTTTGTGTTTTGGAGATGTCGTGTTGGCCGATTATGTTTTAGTGAACTCTTTTTGTTCATGCagagatttcattttatttgctcATAAATAAGAACTGAGGTTTTGGGTCACTGTCCAGTTACATTTTGCTTCAGACAGAGTCTAGTTTCcccttttaaaaagtgttttaaagaaGTGTGGCCATATGGAAATTGAGTTGTTCATCAACCAAAGAAACTTGAAGGAATTTGAAAAATAAGGTTACATATTTCTTGAGCCATTTCTTGAGTACTGAACCAGAGTCAGAGTACAGCACTAGCACTCAAAACTCCTGATTCAGTCATTTCCTTTGCTGGGATCAAGACTTAATCTGTCTCTACCTGTGTTTTCACAGCTGTAAACCAGGAGCTACACCTATTAATGGGGGGCATTGCAtgttctttttggaaaaaacttaattaagaaaaaaaaaacaacaaaccaaaaaaaagccccgCAGAGGAAAACCATTTGTAAAGGTAGCAAACTATGTAAAATGTACCTGAGGAGACATTTCAAGTTGAATGGGGAGAGGTGTCTGAGAAAGATGTGTCTAGAGAAACATGCACGTTAGGAACTTCTTTGTTGTATTAATTTCTTGTGCAGTTGATCACAtacttgctgctgctctgaaatcTGCAGAGTGGATGACATAAGCACCACATGTAGTAgtgcagaaaaagctgaaaaaaacctgccaaaATGGGACAGAGCTGTTACTGAATGAAATGGCAAGCTCACTTTATGCCCCAGGTCTTAAGAGAAACTTGTGTGAGTTACCACACATGATACTATAGTGAACTGCTAGctggaaaaattttccttctgattaGAGTCTGGATATTGCTTAGAGGAATTAAAGGGCTTCCCTGTGCTGGCAGGTCCTGTGTCCCTATCTAGTACTCATTTCTTGAGTGAGTCAGTAACTGCAGTGAAGCAGTGGTATTTCTGTTAACAGCGTGGAGCCAAGAACAGGGAAATATAGGCCAAACAGTGAGTTATGTAATGGTATTCTCTAAGGGGttgtataaaaatgaaattatttccttctgtcAAGACAA
This genomic stretch from Heliangelus exortis chromosome 16, bHelExo1.hap1, whole genome shotgun sequence harbors:
- the LOC139803443 gene encoding uncharacterized protein isoform X3; translated protein: MKKTGIRACVPSKTKQGDAHTWGCTDELQTHVRFREQGLYQGHSEQTRQTPPLNRTVTPRRHEPNRTEPDRTEPDRTEPDRTASLLGPVAAWRGAAPPTVRPPALREGPGGTAARPGSAGSGQSEPDPVLSRSRHHLHGASAGQPAPRPKHRKRVLVRQVTEPQQVLRVLPVLPTLLPKQLDPAAGHKPICGSSERRQTQKSTHTHSGKGCERQDF
- the LOC139803443 gene encoding uncharacterized protein isoform X1, coding for MSSPHSRAEHTGAEINLNGFAGGHLSEHQISAGTLRNQVTKKPLLLLSFPPKHESHNKFCRPDPQLMQTTEVPSLPVQMSLFTSAEDELQTHVRFREQGLYQGHSEQTRQTPPLNRTVTPRRHEPNRTEPDRTEPDRTEPDRTASLLGPVAAWRGAAPPTVRPPALREGPGGTAARPGSAGSGQSEPDPVLSRSRHHLHGASAGQPAPRPKHRKRVLVRQVTEPQQVLRVLPVLPTLLPKQLDPAAGHKPICGSSERRQTQKSTHTHSGKGCERQDF
- the LOC139803443 gene encoding uncharacterized protein isoform X2; the protein is MGLHSRAEHTGAEINLNGFAGGHLSEHQISAGTLRNQVTKKPLLLLSFPPKHESHNKFCRPDPQLMQTTEVPSLPVQMSLFTSAEDELQTHVRFREQGLYQGHSEQTRQTPPLNRTVTPRRHEPNRTEPDRTEPDRTEPDRTASLLGPVAAWRGAAPPTVRPPALREGPGGTAARPGSAGSGQSEPDPVLSRSRHHLHGASAGQPAPRPKHRKRVLVRQVTEPQQVLRVLPVLPTLLPKQLDPAAGHKPICGSSERRQTQKSTHTHSGKGCERQDF